The proteins below are encoded in one region of Micromonospora yangpuensis:
- the ruvX gene encoding Holliday junction resolvase RuvX: MFGVRLGVDVGQVRVGVARSDPHGVLATPVATLARDLGAAPEAVPADMAELKRLVSEVEAVEVVVGLPVNLAGKHGPAAVHVTAYAERLAEVLAPVPVSLTDERMSTVVASRRLSERGVRGKRQRAVVDQAAAVEILQSWLDAQRRRT, translated from the coding sequence GTGTTCGGGGTACGACTGGGCGTGGATGTCGGTCAGGTTCGTGTCGGGGTGGCCCGTTCCGACCCGCACGGGGTGCTCGCCACCCCGGTGGCCACCCTGGCCCGGGACCTCGGTGCCGCCCCGGAGGCGGTACCGGCCGACATGGCCGAATTGAAACGCCTGGTCAGCGAGGTGGAGGCGGTGGAGGTGGTGGTCGGCCTGCCGGTCAACCTCGCCGGAAAACACGGGCCGGCGGCGGTGCACGTGACGGCGTACGCTGAGCGACTGGCCGAGGTGCTGGCACCTGTTCCGGTATCGCTCACCGACGAGAGGATGTCGACCGTGGTTGCTTCTCGTAGGCTGTCCGAGCGGGGCGTCCGTGGGAAGCGCCAACGTGCGGTGGTCGACCAGGCCGCCGCGGTCGAGATTCTGCAGAGCTGGCTGGACGCGCAGCGGAGGCGGACGTAA
- the mltG gene encoding endolytic transglycosylase MltG, translated as MIDDLDLGFDEQERGEKGRHRRGFVERRKATGKGKAKSGGTGKTVIALFLALALLGGIGGGAYYGFDRVSNYFTTPDYDGAGSGETTVEIKQGALIADMANALHEAGVVKSPKAFVNAAADNSRSTNIQPGTYKVRKEMSGESAVAALLDLKNKIVKGLTIPEGRTAKSIFKLLSEETKIPVKEFEAAAKDPEALGVPDWWFKRNDDKKVSKSVEGFLFPDTYELPPNITAEGVLSLMVDRFLTVTGDMDFADKVEKERGGISPYEALIVASMAQAEAGNAEDLGKIARVAYNRAYSGNFPCSCLEFDVSVNYYWELTGKPTKASKDMRTEEIRDPKNPYSTHSHPGLTPTPINNPGKLALEGAMDPPDGPWLFFVAIDREGHSAFAETNAEHERNIEKAKKNGIL; from the coding sequence ATGATCGACGATCTGGACCTCGGGTTCGACGAGCAGGAGCGGGGGGAGAAGGGCCGGCACCGGCGTGGCTTCGTCGAGAGACGCAAGGCCACCGGCAAGGGCAAGGCGAAGTCCGGCGGCACGGGCAAGACCGTGATCGCCCTCTTCCTGGCCCTGGCGCTGCTCGGCGGCATCGGCGGCGGGGCCTACTACGGCTTCGACCGGGTGTCGAACTACTTCACCACGCCCGACTACGACGGTGCCGGCTCCGGTGAGACGACCGTCGAGATCAAGCAGGGTGCGTTGATCGCCGACATGGCGAACGCGTTGCACGAGGCGGGGGTGGTGAAGAGCCCCAAGGCGTTCGTCAACGCGGCAGCGGATAACTCCCGCAGCACCAACATCCAGCCCGGTACCTACAAGGTCCGCAAGGAGATGAGCGGCGAGAGCGCGGTCGCCGCCCTGCTCGACCTCAAGAACAAGATCGTCAAGGGGCTCACCATCCCCGAGGGCCGGACCGCCAAGAGCATCTTCAAGCTTCTTTCCGAGGAGACGAAGATCCCGGTCAAGGAGTTCGAGGCGGCGGCGAAGGACCCGGAGGCACTCGGTGTGCCGGACTGGTGGTTCAAGCGCAACGACGACAAGAAGGTCAGCAAGTCGGTCGAGGGCTTCCTCTTTCCCGACACCTACGAGCTTCCGCCAAACATCACCGCCGAGGGTGTGCTCTCGTTGATGGTGGACCGCTTCCTCACCGTTACCGGTGACATGGACTTCGCTGACAAGGTGGAGAAGGAGCGCGGCGGGATCAGCCCGTACGAGGCGTTGATCGTGGCGTCGATGGCGCAGGCCGAGGCGGGTAACGCCGAGGACCTCGGCAAGATCGCCCGGGTTGCCTACAACCGGGCCTACAGTGGCAACTTCCCCTGTAGCTGCCTGGAGTTCGACGTGTCGGTGAACTACTACTGGGAGTTGACCGGTAAGCCGACGAAGGCTTCGAAGGACATGCGTACCGAGGAGATTCGGGACCCGAAGAATCCGTACAGCACGCACTCGCATCCGGGTCTGACCCCCACTCCGATCAACAATCCGGGGAAGCTGGCGCTGGAGGGAGCGATGGATCCCCCGGATGGGCCCTGGCTCTTCTTCGTGGCGATCGACAGGGAGGGGCACTCCGCCTTCGCCGAAACCAACGCCGAGCACGAGCGCAACATCGAGAAGGCCAAGAAGAACGGGATCCTCTGA
- a CDS encoding shikimate dehydrogenase family protein gives MVGKPIAHSLSPVIHTAGYVAAGLTGWSYTRIECAESEVAGLVGGLGPEWAGLSVTMPGKEAALAVADEVSPLAAAVGAANTLVRRPDGSWYADNTDVTGMVEVLTAAGVRAGATVTVLGAGGTARAALAAAARLGAAGVTVVARRAAAVDALRPVAAALDLPLTGAGWDPAGWDRTGGDPAGWDRTGGDPADRGPTAGPADCDVLVSTVPKGVADPLVSRWRWRSSTVVFDALYDPWPTPLAAAAQAAGCRVVSGLDLLLAQAVGQFEQFTGVPAPVPAMRAALLAARR, from the coding sequence GTGGTCGGCAAGCCGATCGCGCACTCGCTCTCCCCGGTGATCCACACCGCCGGGTACGTGGCGGCCGGGTTGACCGGCTGGTCGTACACCCGGATCGAGTGCGCCGAGTCCGAGGTCGCCGGCCTGGTCGGCGGCCTCGGCCCGGAGTGGGCCGGCCTGTCGGTGACCATGCCCGGCAAGGAGGCGGCGCTCGCGGTGGCCGACGAGGTCTCCCCGCTGGCCGCCGCCGTCGGTGCCGCCAACACCCTGGTACGCCGCCCCGACGGTTCCTGGTACGCCGACAACACCGACGTCACCGGCATGGTCGAGGTGCTGACCGCCGCCGGCGTACGCGCCGGTGCCACGGTGACCGTGCTCGGTGCCGGCGGTACCGCGCGGGCGGCGCTGGCGGCGGCGGCCCGGCTCGGTGCCGCCGGGGTGACCGTGGTGGCCCGCCGGGCGGCGGCCGTCGACGCGTTGCGCCCGGTCGCCGCCGCCCTCGACCTGCCACTGACCGGCGCGGGCTGGGACCCGGCCGGTTGGGACCGGACCGGCGGGGACCCGGCCGGTTGGGACCGGACCGGCGGGGACCCGGCCGATCGGGGCCCTACGGCCGGACCCGCCGACTGTGACGTGCTCGTCTCCACCGTGCCGAAGGGAGTCGCCGACCCGCTGGTCAGCCGGTGGCGGTGGCGGTCGTCCACCGTGGTCTTCGACGCCCTCTACGATCCCTGGCCGACTCCGTTGGCCGCCGCCGCCCAGGCCGCCGGTTGCCGTGTCGTCTCCGGGCTGGACCTGCTGCTGGCCCAGGCCGT